A stretch of the Tardiphaga sp. 709 genome encodes the following:
- a CDS encoding sigma-70 family RNA polymerase sigma factor, producing MTGNGTITETRRDEAGLGHAREAQLSAALARCAAGDRTALQMIYNSEAPKMIGVARRILFRQDLAEEAVHDAFVRIWGAAASFDPHRGSARGWLYAVVRNRALSIHRNEHRYDASDDSALDIDCEGTVTRMPETSALRKCLERIDRPRRDVVVLAYVHGMSHGELAGRLKVPLGTVKSWVRRSLFSLQECMG from the coding sequence ATGACTGGGAATGGCACCATTACCGAGACCCGGCGCGACGAAGCGGGCCTCGGCCACGCGCGCGAGGCGCAGCTGTCGGCCGCGCTGGCGCGCTGCGCAGCCGGCGATCGCACGGCTCTGCAGATGATCTACAATAGCGAAGCCCCGAAGATGATCGGCGTCGCTCGCCGTATCCTGTTCCGGCAGGATCTGGCGGAGGAAGCCGTGCACGATGCCTTCGTGCGGATCTGGGGTGCGGCCGCCTCGTTCGATCCGCATCGCGGCTCGGCGCGCGGCTGGCTCTATGCCGTCGTGCGCAACCGCGCGCTCAGCATTCACCGCAACGAGCATCGCTATGATGCATCCGACGACAGCGCGCTCGATATCGACTGCGAGGGGACCGTGACGCGGATGCCCGAGACATCGGCGCTGCGCAAATGTCTCGAGCGGATCGACCGGCCGCGCCGCGATGTCGTGGTGCTGGCCTATGTCCATGGCATGAGCCATGGCGAACTGGCCGGACGGCTGAAGGTGCCCTTAGGCACAGTGAA
- a CDS encoding DUF4394 domain-containing protein — translation MSFRSLFAASAALLLIPAAVANAAQVAALVGGDTIATVDTAQKKATGSVKVTGISGALVGIDVRPADGMLYGLVDDGTVVTIAADGKATVKSKLDTMLAKGVTATVDFNPVADRLRVMGSDGMSLRANVDDGKVTKDGDHKYAETDMHKGEKPNVIAGAYTNSVKGTKETALFNIDGTIGALVKQAPPNDGILGAVGKLGIKPATVAFDIWSDGSKNEAWLMADGTIYSVDLATGKATEAAKILGVTGKVTDIAITGM, via the coding sequence ATGTCATTTCGTTCGCTTTTCGCCGCCTCCGCCGCGCTGCTGCTGATCCCCGCGGCCGTCGCTAATGCCGCCCAAGTCGCAGCCCTGGTCGGCGGCGACACCATTGCGACGGTCGACACCGCGCAGAAGAAGGCGACCGGGTCCGTCAAGGTCACTGGTATTTCCGGCGCGCTGGTCGGCATCGATGTCCGGCCGGCCGATGGCATGCTCTATGGCTTGGTCGATGACGGCACCGTGGTCACCATTGCCGCGGACGGCAAGGCGACGGTGAAGTCGAAGCTCGACACCATGCTGGCCAAGGGCGTCACTGCCACCGTCGACTTCAACCCCGTGGCCGATCGTCTGCGCGTGATGGGCTCGGACGGCATGAGCCTGCGCGCCAATGTCGACGACGGCAAGGTGACGAAGGACGGCGATCACAAATATGCCGAGACCGACATGCACAAGGGCGAGAAGCCCAACGTCATCGCCGGTGCCTATACCAATTCGGTGAAGGGCACCAAGGAGACGGCGCTGTTCAACATCGACGGCACCATCGGCGCGCTGGTCAAGCAGGCGCCGCCGAATGACGGCATCCTCGGCGCCGTCGGCAAACTCGGCATCAAGCCGGCGACTGTCGCCTTCGACATCTGGTCGGACGGCAGCAAGAACGAAGCCTGGCTGATGGCCGACGGCACGATCTATTCGGTCGATCTCGCCACCGGCAAGGCGACCGAAGCTGCCAAGATCTTGGGCGTCACCGGCAAAGTGACGGATATCGCCATCACGGGGATGTAA
- a CDS encoding glutathione binding-like protein, whose amino-acid sequence MIDLYYWSTPNGHKITIFLEEAGLPYKVIPVNIGKGDQFKDEFLAIAPNNRIPALLDHAPKSGSKPISVFESGAMLLYLAEKTGKFLSGDLAFRYDAIQWVFWQMGGLGPMAGQNHHFRNYAQEKITYAIDRYVNETNRLYGVLNKRLADRKFIAGDYSIADMASYPWIVPYKNQSQDINDFPHLKRWLETIAERPAVKRAYEIAKEVNPNFGQPPIRTEEERKLLFGQTSAVVKN is encoded by the coding sequence ATGATCGACCTCTACTACTGGAGCACGCCGAACGGCCACAAGATCACGATCTTTCTTGAGGAGGCGGGGCTGCCCTACAAGGTCATCCCGGTGAATATCGGCAAGGGCGACCAATTCAAGGACGAGTTTCTGGCCATCGCGCCGAACAACCGCATTCCGGCGCTGCTCGATCATGCGCCCAAGAGCGGCTCGAAACCGATCTCGGTGTTCGAGTCCGGCGCGATGCTGCTGTATCTCGCCGAGAAGACCGGGAAGTTCCTGTCGGGCGATCTCGCTTTTCGCTATGACGCGATCCAGTGGGTATTCTGGCAGATGGGCGGCCTCGGGCCGATGGCCGGACAGAACCATCACTTCCGCAACTACGCACAGGAAAAGATCACTTACGCCATCGATCGCTATGTGAACGAGACCAACCGTCTCTATGGCGTGCTCAACAAACGCCTGGCGGATCGCAAATTCATCGCCGGTGACTATTCGATCGCCGATATGGCGAGCTATCCCTGGATCGTGCCCTACAAGAACCAGAGCCAGGACATCAACGACTTCCCGCATCTCAAGCGCTGGCTCGAAACCATCGCCGAGCGTCCCGCCGTCAAGCGCGCTTATGAGATCGCCAAAGAGGTCAATCCCAATTTCGGGCAGCCGCCGATCCGCACCGAGGAAGAGCGCAAGCTGCTGTTCGGCCAGACATCCGCTGTCGTGAAGAATTAG
- a CDS encoding glutathione S-transferase family protein, whose translation MALQLFELVGTEEDRPFSPFCWRIRMALAHKGLEATSVPWRFTDKDAIKPHQSEKVPVLLDGEHAVSDSWAIANYLEDTYPDRPSLFGGEGGRAMGRMLNWWGDTVVVAGMFPFIVADIHGHLRPVDQVYFRESREARFKKSLEEVASNRDTGVDAFRKSLDPMRLTLKTQPFLGGAAPNYADYIVFGPFQWARAVSPFKLLAEDDAIYAWREKMLDAFNGMARNSTGYPV comes from the coding sequence ATGGCGCTGCAACTGTTCGAATTGGTCGGCACAGAAGAAGATCGTCCCTTCAGCCCGTTCTGCTGGCGCATCCGGATGGCGCTGGCGCATAAGGGCCTCGAAGCGACGTCGGTACCCTGGCGTTTCACCGATAAGGACGCGATCAAGCCGCACCAGTCTGAAAAGGTGCCCGTGCTGCTGGATGGCGAGCACGCAGTCAGCGATTCCTGGGCGATCGCCAATTATCTCGAAGACACCTATCCGGATCGTCCGTCACTGTTCGGCGGCGAGGGCGGCCGCGCCATGGGGCGGATGCTGAACTGGTGGGGCGACACCGTCGTGGTCGCTGGCATGTTCCCGTTCATCGTCGCGGATATTCATGGTCACCTGCGTCCGGTCGATCAGGTCTATTTCCGCGAGAGCCGCGAAGCGCGGTTCAAGAAGTCGCTGGAAGAGGTCGCGTCCAATCGCGACACGGGCGTCGATGCCTTCCGCAAGTCGCTTGATCCGATGCGTCTCACCCTGAAGACACAGCCGTTCCTTGGCGGCGCCGCGCCAAACTATGCCGACTACATCGTGTTCGGTCCGTTCCAGTGGGCGCGCGCGGTCTCGCCGTTCAAGCTGCTGGCGGAAGACGATGCGATCTATGCGTGGCGCGAAAAAATGCTTGATGCTTTTAACGGCATGGCACGGAACTCCACCGGCTATCCGGTTTGA
- a CDS encoding GGDEF domain-containing protein yields the protein MSVPPTNLADDAVMFDLAPVSLWIEDYSDVKALFEQWQAQGVDDIETFLLANPERVRECSQHIRILKVNRKTLSLFGARDLSHLTLSLGLVMRDDTFKSHVSELAQLWSGRNHFSSHTVNYTLKGERLDIQLHGIVLPGHEERWDRVMIAIEDVTEREGARRRLAESENYAFGLFAHSPVSLWVEDFSGVKRLVDDVRARGIEDFRVFTDVHEEFVLRCMSEIRVLDVNSRTLELFGAPDKDTLLRQLSDVFRDEMEPHFREQLIDLWEGKLFQQREVVNYALDGTKLHLLLQFSVLPGHERDWSQVQVALTDITARKKAEAYLEYLGTHDVLTRTTNRSFFVDELNRLERKGSQPVTVIVADLNALKAANDDLGHAAGDGLLRRAGEVFGELVEKPATVSRIGGDEFAILLPGVDAAGGEAVLASLARLIEVNNQYYPDLTLSLSTGIATSRTGERLEAVVKRADMEMLQAKRSYYAQPDRDRRSAGMV from the coding sequence ATGTCCGTTCCGCCTACCAATCTCGCCGATGATGCCGTGATGTTCGATCTTGCCCCGGTCTCGCTTTGGATCGAGGACTACAGCGATGTGAAGGCGCTGTTCGAGCAGTGGCAGGCGCAGGGGGTCGACGATATCGAGACGTTCCTGCTCGCCAATCCCGAACGTGTTCGCGAGTGCTCGCAGCACATCCGCATTCTCAAGGTCAATCGCAAGACGCTGTCACTGTTCGGCGCGCGCGACCTGTCTCACCTGACGCTCAGCCTCGGTCTGGTGATGCGCGACGATACGTTCAAGAGCCACGTGTCGGAACTGGCGCAGCTCTGGAGCGGGCGGAATCATTTTTCCAGCCATACCGTCAACTACACGCTGAAGGGCGAGCGCCTCGACATTCAGCTGCACGGCATTGTTCTTCCTGGGCATGAAGAGCGCTGGGATCGCGTGATGATCGCCATCGAGGATGTGACCGAGCGCGAAGGCGCGCGTCGTCGCCTCGCGGAGAGCGAGAATTATGCGTTCGGCCTGTTCGCGCATTCGCCGGTATCGCTGTGGGTCGAGGATTTCAGCGGCGTCAAGCGCCTGGTGGACGACGTTCGCGCGCGGGGTATCGAGGATTTTCGCGTGTTCACGGATGTGCACGAGGAATTCGTTTTGCGCTGCATGAGCGAAATCCGTGTGCTCGACGTCAACAGTCGTACGCTGGAATTGTTCGGTGCGCCCGACAAGGACACATTGCTCCGTCAATTGTCGGATGTGTTTCGAGACGAGATGGAGCCGCATTTCCGCGAACAACTGATCGACCTCTGGGAGGGTAAGCTGTTCCAGCAGCGTGAGGTCGTCAACTACGCGCTCGACGGCACCAAGCTTCATCTGCTGCTGCAGTTTTCGGTGTTGCCGGGGCATGAGCGCGACTGGTCACAGGTGCAGGTCGCGCTGACCGACATCACCGCGCGCAAGAAGGCGGAAGCCTATCTGGAATATCTCGGCACCCACGACGTATTGACGCGCACCACGAACCGCTCGTTCTTCGTTGACGAGCTCAATCGGCTCGAACGCAAGGGATCGCAACCGGTCACCGTGATCGTTGCCGATCTCAACGCGCTGAAAGCTGCCAATGACGATCTTGGCCATGCCGCAGGTGACGGGTTGCTGCGCCGTGCCGGCGAGGTGTTTGGCGAACTGGTCGAAAAGCCAGCGACGGTGTCGCGGATCGGTGGCGACGAATTCGCCATCTTGCTGCCTGGAGTCGATGCTGCCGGCGGCGAAGCTGTGCTTGCCTCGCTGGCGCGGCTGATCGAGGTCAACAACCAATACTATCCGGATCTGACGCTGAGCCTCTCCACCGGGATTGCCACCAGCCGGACCGGCGAGCGGCTCGAAGCGGTGGTCAAGCGCGCCGATATGGAAATGCTGCAAGCCAAACGCAGCTACTATGCGCAACCCGATCGCGACCGGCGCAGCGCGGGAATGGTGTAG